The Mangifera indica cultivar Alphonso chromosome 12, CATAS_Mindica_2.1, whole genome shotgun sequence DNA window AAACTATGGCATGCCTCATGCAAACTGCCATAGcaaaatcatcaaatatctGGACAACAAACAAATGACGTGCAAGTTTGAACATTCAATATATCGTAAGTTGAAACAATAACCATTCCAAGGATGAAAAATGAACATTAAGagaaaaatcaacaagaacCGGTGGGACTGTGGTAATCCGAAACCACCTTCAGGTTCAGGATGAAGAGCAACAAGGTTTCTTTGTGTTGGCTTCGGATGTGGCTCCTACATCGATAGTCTGACCTTCTTTAACACTGGCAGGTGCTGGCTCGCCTGAAGCTAGTGATTTCTTACTAATTATTCGATATATCTCTGAGAGAATTGTTTGGAATGCTTTCTCTACGTTTGTTGCTTCAAGAGCAGAGGTTTCAATGAATGATAGGCCTTCTTTCTCTGCATAACCTTGGGCGTCCTCTGTGGCAACTGCTCGAAGATGCTTCAGATCAGTTTTATTGCCAATCATCATGATCACAATGTTGGCATCTGCGTGATCTCTGAGTTCCTTCAACCACCGGCTCATGTTTTCAAACGTTGTTGGTTTTGTCACATCGTAAACTAGAAGAGCTCCAAGGGCACCCCTGTAGTAGGCGCTGGTTATTGCCCGGTATCGCTCCTGACCCGCTGTGTCCCATATTTGAGCTTTCACAGTTCTTCCCTCAACCTGaacacaaggaaaaaaaaaattctctttaaGCATACAACAA harbors:
- the LOC123193665 gene encoding ras-related protein RABA2a, with product MARRPDEEYDYLFKVVLIGDSGVGKSNLLSRFTRNEFCLESKSTIGVEFATRTLQVEGRTVKAQIWDTAGQERYRAITSAYYRGALGALLVYDVTKPTTFENMSRWLKELRDHADANIVIMMIGNKTDLKHLRAVATEDAQGYAEKEGLSFIETSALEATNVEKAFQTILSEIYRIISKKSLASGEPAPASVKEGQTIDVGATSEANTKKPCCSSS